A genomic window from Sporosarcina sp. Marseille-Q4063 includes:
- a CDS encoding acetyl-CoA hydrolase/transferase family protein encodes MGKPMDRIKHHQLKEAVVTPEEAASWIEDGMTLGLSGFTRAGDAKAVPLALVKRAEHEKFKVNVFTGASLGSDIDRLFAEAGIVNKRLPFQAEPTMRKKINDGEHLFVDHHLSHTAELIRAEVIEPIDFAILEAVSITEDGMIIPTTSVGNSLTFAQHAKSIIIEINMSQPTKLEGLHDLYDPGKQGERQPIQLTNADDRIGTIGIPIDARKVKGIVFTNQLDSPSTIVAPDHETEIMAEHLLTFLRSEVQAGRLTNKLAPLQSGIGSVANAVLHGMVNSEFEDLEVYSEVLQDAVFDLIDAGKVRFASCASITLSEEKMAQVFGEFDKYRDKLIMRPQEISNHPEIIRRLGLISINTALELDIYGNVNSTHVSGTKMMNGIGGSGDFARNARLAIFVTKSIAKGGDISSIVPFVSHVDHTEHDVDVIVTEQGYADLRGLAPRERVGLIIENCVHPMYQGQLRAYYSEALERGGQTPHVLEKALSWHTNLAKHGTMRELVEEFA; translated from the coding sequence ATGGGTAAACCTATGGATCGTATTAAACATCATCAATTGAAAGAGGCTGTTGTGACGCCAGAAGAGGCGGCATCTTGGATTGAAGACGGTATGACATTGGGGTTAAGTGGATTTACCCGGGCCGGTGACGCGAAGGCCGTTCCATTGGCATTGGTGAAACGCGCTGAACATGAAAAGTTTAAGGTGAATGTGTTTACTGGGGCATCCTTGGGGTCCGATATTGACCGGTTATTTGCAGAAGCGGGCATTGTAAACAAACGTCTGCCATTTCAAGCAGAACCAACGATGAGAAAGAAAATTAATGACGGGGAACATCTTTTTGTGGATCATCATTTATCGCATACTGCGGAACTGATTCGTGCAGAAGTAATCGAGCCAATTGATTTCGCGATTTTGGAAGCGGTTTCAATAACGGAAGATGGCATGATCATCCCGACAACGTCCGTTGGAAACTCATTGACATTCGCACAACACGCAAAGTCGATTATTATTGAAATCAATATGTCGCAGCCAACAAAGCTTGAGGGATTACATGATTTGTATGATCCAGGAAAACAAGGGGAGCGTCAACCGATTCAGTTAACGAACGCGGATGACCGTATCGGTACAATCGGCATTCCGATTGACGCGAGGAAGGTGAAAGGCATTGTTTTCACCAATCAATTAGACTCTCCGTCGACAATCGTAGCACCGGACCATGAAACAGAAATCATGGCGGAACATCTGTTGACGTTTTTACGTTCGGAAGTACAAGCAGGTAGACTCACAAATAAGTTAGCACCTTTGCAATCGGGTATCGGTTCCGTTGCCAATGCGGTATTGCACGGCATGGTTAACTCTGAATTCGAAGATTTAGAAGTGTATTCGGAAGTGCTTCAAGATGCGGTGTTTGATTTGATCGATGCGGGCAAGGTGCGTTTCGCGTCTTGTGCGTCTATTACATTGTCTGAAGAAAAGATGGCGCAAGTATTTGGTGAGTTTGATAAATACCGCGACAAGCTGATTATGCGTCCGCAAGAGATTTCGAATCACCCTGAAATCATTCGACGTCTCGGTTTAATTTCCATTAACACTGCACTAGAGTTGGATATTTACGGTAATGTGAACTCAACGCATGTTTCTGGAACGAAGATGATGAACGGGATTGGCGGTTCTGGCGACTTTGCACGAAATGCGCGTCTAGCCATTTTCGTTACGAAATCGATTGCAAAAGGCGGCGACATTTCAAGCATCGTACCATTCGTTTCTCATGTTGATCATACAGAACATGATGTCGATGTGATCGTGACAGAACAAGGCTATGCGGATCTCCGCGGACTTGCGCCGAGAGAACGTGTCGGATTGATCATCGAAAATTGCGTGCACCCAATGTATCAGGGTCAACTTCGCGCGTATTACAGTGAAGCGCTTGAAAGAGGCGGCCAAACACCGCATGTTTTGGAAAAAGCGCTTTCTTGGCATACCAATTTGGCGAAGCACGGCACAATGCGTGAACTAGTTGAAGAGTTTGCTTGA
- a CDS encoding ABC transporter ATP-binding protein, whose product MRMGSEKVLSLTDLTMDYGPKRVLNGVDLEVFKGQIIGYIGPNGAGKSTTVKIMLGLIDGYEGKVELFGYDISEGNPDYKRRIGYVPENAEAYDTLTALEYLQFTGELYGLDCEVAKEKALQLLKEFDLEDVAHKRLSSFSKGMKQKTLIISSLLHDPDLLFLDEPLSGLDANSIMIIQELLAQLAAQGKTIFYSSHIMDLVEKISNRIVLLVEGKVVADGSFEELQALSEKGTLSDIFNQLTGFTEHKAIAERVVSIVGEGSHDADL is encoded by the coding sequence ATGAGGATGGGGTCTGAAAAAGTGTTGTCACTTACCGATTTGACAATGGATTATGGTCCGAAACGCGTATTGAATGGCGTGGACTTGGAAGTTTTCAAAGGACAAATTATTGGCTATATTGGTCCGAACGGCGCGGGGAAAAGTACGACAGTCAAGATCATGCTTGGGCTGATTGATGGCTATGAGGGGAAAGTAGAGCTTTTTGGATATGACATTTCAGAAGGTAATCCCGATTATAAACGAAGAATTGGTTATGTTCCTGAAAATGCAGAAGCGTATGATACCCTTACTGCACTTGAATATTTACAATTTACGGGTGAATTGTATGGATTGGATTGCGAAGTTGCCAAGGAAAAAGCATTGCAGTTGTTGAAGGAATTCGATTTGGAAGATGTCGCTCATAAAAGGCTTTCTTCATTTTCAAAAGGCATGAAACAAAAAACGTTGATCATTTCCAGTTTATTGCATGACCCCGATTTATTATTTTTGGATGAACCATTAAGCGGGTTGGATGCGAATAGCATTATGATTATTCAAGAGTTATTAGCTCAATTGGCGGCACAGGGAAAAACGATATTTTATTCCTCGCATATTATGGATCTTGTCGAGAAGATTAGTAATCGGATCGTTTTGCTTGTTGAAGGAAAAGTAGTTGCGGATGGTAGTTTCGAAGAATTACAAGCGTTGAGTGAAAAAGGAACGCTTTCGGATATTTTCAATCAATTAACGGGCTTCACAGAACATAAAGCGATTGCAGAACGGGTTGTATCGATTGTTGGTGAGGGTTCACACGATGCAGATTTATAA
- a CDS encoding fatty acid--CoA ligase yields the protein MYATLGKIFDQTVRNYPKREALVDLKKNKRWTYEEWAVDVNRLANALHSAGVKKGDRISTFLFNTSELPTTLFATAKIGAVFNPINFRLKSEELSYILQDASPKVVLFERALAEVVASVQSKFPDIQFWFIDDDAPDYAKSYEEEVAKASMESPQVDVNEMDTYAIMYTSGTTGSPKGVIHHHRAMAEQSLICITALKCTKNDTGLVAAPMFHCAELHCNIIPRVQAGAKSVIMHQFNPAKALKAIEKEKVTIMFSAPTMWNMMLQEDVAAYDTGSLRLGLYGAAPMAPVLVNEVKKVLEIDLVQAYGQTEMGPAITFLMEDEQLTKAGSAGKACYNHEIRVVRANADGPSNPDDILPPGEVGEIIVKGPCMMVGYYNREKDTNEALSQGWYHSSDLGYMDEDGYLFIADRVDDMIISGGENIYPREVEDVLHEHEAVLDVAVLGAPDEKWGERVVAFVVSKNPALTADDLEGFCKNHEKLAGYKRPRTYHFVDELPRNASGKIQKFVMRQQVEEQLTSLK from the coding sequence ATGTACGCGACATTGGGGAAGATTTTTGATCAAACCGTTCGTAATTATCCTAAAAGAGAAGCGCTTGTTGACTTAAAGAAAAATAAAAGATGGACATATGAAGAGTGGGCGGTTGATGTGAACCGCCTTGCCAACGCGTTGCATTCGGCTGGTGTTAAAAAAGGGGATCGCATATCTACATTTTTATTCAATACGAGCGAGCTTCCAACGACGCTTTTTGCGACTGCTAAGATAGGAGCAGTGTTTAACCCGATAAATTTCCGTTTAAAATCAGAAGAACTTTCGTATATTTTACAAGATGCAAGCCCGAAAGTCGTGTTGTTTGAAAGGGCGTTGGCGGAAGTTGTAGCTTCTGTGCAATCAAAGTTCCCTGATATTCAATTTTGGTTTATTGATGATGATGCGCCTGATTATGCTAAAAGTTATGAAGAGGAAGTAGCGAAGGCATCTATGGAGAGCCCACAAGTAGATGTGAATGAGATGGATACATACGCCATCATGTATACAAGTGGAACGACGGGCAGTCCGAAAGGCGTCATCCATCACCATCGTGCAATGGCCGAGCAGAGTCTTATTTGCATTACTGCTTTAAAATGCACGAAGAACGATACCGGGCTTGTTGCGGCGCCGATGTTTCACTGTGCAGAACTGCATTGCAACATTATTCCGCGCGTACAAGCAGGTGCGAAAAGCGTGATTATGCATCAGTTTAATCCGGCAAAAGCGTTAAAAGCGATTGAAAAAGAAAAAGTGACAATCATGTTTTCAGCGCCGACGATGTGGAATATGATGCTTCAAGAAGATGTTGCAGCCTATGATACGGGATCATTGAGGTTAGGCTTATATGGTGCCGCTCCAATGGCGCCTGTACTTGTGAATGAAGTGAAAAAAGTGTTGGAAATCGATTTAGTTCAAGCATATGGCCAAACGGAAATGGGACCAGCCATTACATTTTTGATGGAGGACGAGCAGTTGACCAAAGCCGGTTCTGCCGGGAAAGCCTGCTACAACCATGAAATTCGAGTGGTGCGCGCAAATGCGGATGGTCCGTCGAACCCGGACGATATTTTGCCGCCTGGTGAAGTTGGCGAAATCATCGTGAAAGGTCCTTGCATGATGGTTGGGTATTATAATCGCGAGAAAGATACGAACGAGGCATTAAGTCAAGGTTGGTATCACTCGAGCGATCTTGGTTATATGGACGAAGACGGCTATTTATTTATCGCAGACCGCGTCGACGATATGATTATCAGCGGCGGCGAAAATATTTATCCGCGTGAAGTAGAAGATGTTTTACATGAGCATGAAGCAGTTCTTGATGTTGCCGTTTTGGGTGCGCCTGATGAAAAATGGGGAGAACGAGTGGTTGCATTCGTGGTCAGTAAAAATCCGGCGTTGACTGCAGACGATCTGGAGGGTTTTTGCAAAAATCATGAAAAACTCGCGGGTTATAAACGTCCAAGAACTTATCATTTTGTGGATGAACTGCCTCGAAATGCGAGTGGGAAAATCCAAAAGTTTGTGATGCGCCAGCAAGTGGAAGAACAACTCACGTCATTAAAATAA
- a CDS encoding MFS transporter, whose translation MMYDWGNSAYSIIITTAVFPLFYKSVASNAGIANSDSTAYLGYAVAFATFIIAMIGPILGALADYEGLKKKFFFTFFAIGSLSTASLAFVPEGNGTLLLVFYAITAVGFHGANIFYDAFLVDVTPEKRMDQVSARGFGLGYIGSTIPFIISIALIMLADKGVIPLATGFAMKLAFVITAIWWIVFTVPMLKYVVQIHSIPRDPDVNIIKGSFVRLGRTFKDIRKYRHVFLFLVAYFFYIDGVGTIISMSTAYGTDLGISATTLLIILFVTQVVAAPFAIIYGRLSQKFTGKKMLYVGIFVYIIVCIYAFFMKTETDFWILAMLVATSQGGIQALSRSYFAKLVPKEKANEFFGFYNIFGKFASVMGPLLVGVTSQMTGHSSYGVFSLVVLFIVGIIVLRFVPEPDQVRI comes from the coding sequence ATGATGTACGACTGGGGGAATTCGGCGTACTCCATTATTATTACGACCGCGGTATTTCCTTTATTTTATAAATCTGTTGCTTCGAATGCCGGTATCGCGAACTCGGATTCAACGGCCTATTTAGGCTATGCGGTCGCGTTCGCAACGTTTATTATCGCGATGATAGGTCCTATTTTAGGAGCGCTCGCGGATTATGAAGGATTGAAAAAGAAGTTCTTCTTTACATTCTTTGCAATCGGTTCTTTATCGACAGCGTCATTGGCTTTCGTTCCAGAAGGAAATGGCACGCTATTATTAGTTTTTTATGCGATAACAGCGGTTGGGTTTCACGGGGCAAATATATTTTACGATGCATTTTTAGTCGATGTGACACCGGAGAAGCGGATGGACCAAGTGTCAGCTCGCGGCTTTGGTCTTGGATATATCGGGAGTACAATCCCGTTCATTATTAGTATTGCGTTAATTATGTTGGCTGATAAAGGCGTAATTCCGCTTGCTACAGGGTTCGCGATGAAGCTCGCATTTGTCATTACAGCGATTTGGTGGATTGTATTCACGGTGCCGATGCTTAAATATGTTGTCCAGATTCATTCAATCCCGCGTGATCCTGACGTAAACATTATTAAAGGAAGTTTTGTAAGGTTGGGGCGCACGTTTAAAGACATTCGAAAATACCGTCATGTGTTTTTATTTTTAGTTGCATATTTCTTTTATATCGACGGGGTCGGGACGATTATTTCAATGTCGACAGCGTATGGAACCGACTTGGGCATTAGTGCAACGACGCTGCTCATCATCTTGTTTGTGACGCAAGTAGTGGCTGCGCCGTTTGCGATTATTTACGGTCGTTTATCGCAAAAGTTCACGGGGAAAAAGATGTTGTATGTCGGGATCTTCGTCTATATTATTGTTTGTATTTATGCGTTCTTCATGAAAACAGAGACCGATTTTTGGATTTTAGCCATGTTGGTTGCGACTTCGCAGGGTGGAATTCAAGCGTTGAGTCGTTCGTATTTTGCTAAACTAGTTCCGAAAGAAAAAGCGAACGAGTTCTTCGGATTTTATAATATTTTCGGCAAGTTTGCGTCGGTGATGGGACCGTTGCTTGTTGGTGTAACTTCGCAAATGACAGGTCATTCATCTTACGGCGTATTCAGTCTGGTTGTGCTGTTTATTGTTGGTATTATCGTTCTTCGTTTTGTGCCTGAACCAGATCAGGTGCGTATCTAA
- a CDS encoding DUF5068 domain-containing protein, with protein sequence MKRKNLFIVGLLSLILLVGACSDTKKEDTVEAEEKPEDIEETETEIEKEEEVENEEVAASSDGEMLNTYLAEETGGDIEVVMTNLDPGLAHAYSDDVKITIDEYQVVHVTNMNESAKTSFNDEDEGYVLTYKLTLDNQSDEDISFDQGVLFYSDDATEHLPGRSHFVARDEWLKDDSKDSFGLYSKGSFTGLSAHMITKAQFEKLESPRMTISTPYLDEDTSKGFGDEAVFFFPITEEGTKKAEATSKLYADKMVTESIADKELFFSKEDINEEQSIDDVKVTLEGVQYATVTPTAAHADRFSNFGDGPLVGLTIKLSIENGSDALVSKTIKTSLHLDQNRGTMLSNGMLEPTASGEIEPGETHEALIVYLFREDEFNLLKELEFQVGPLVDENVKNLFKEKSVTFDLPVE encoded by the coding sequence ATGAAGAGGAAGAATTTATTTATTGTTGGATTGCTTTCACTTATTTTACTAGTAGGGGCTTGTAGCGATACGAAGAAAGAAGATACGGTGGAGGCAGAGGAGAAGCCGGAAGACATCGAAGAAACTGAAACCGAGATAGAAAAAGAGGAAGAAGTTGAAAATGAAGAAGTTGCGGCTAGTTCAGATGGCGAAATGTTAAATACATATCTTGCAGAAGAAACTGGCGGCGATATTGAGGTTGTTATGACAAACTTGGATCCTGGCTTAGCGCATGCTTATAGCGATGATGTCAAAATTACAATCGATGAATACCAAGTCGTGCATGTAACGAATATGAACGAGTCTGCGAAAACTAGTTTTAACGATGAAGATGAAGGTTATGTTTTGACATATAAACTGACACTCGATAACCAAAGTGATGAGGATATATCGTTCGATCAAGGTGTATTATTTTATTCGGATGATGCGACGGAGCATCTGCCAGGTAGAAGTCATTTTGTGGCACGGGATGAATGGCTGAAAGATGATTCAAAGGATTCATTCGGTCTTTATTCAAAAGGTTCCTTTACTGGACTGTCCGCACATATGATTACGAAGGCACAATTTGAAAAATTGGAATCGCCAAGAATGACGATTTCTACACCGTATTTGGATGAAGATACAAGCAAAGGATTCGGAGATGAAGCTGTATTTTTCTTTCCGATTACTGAAGAAGGCACAAAAAAAGCTGAAGCGACTTCCAAATTGTATGCAGACAAAATGGTTACAGAAAGTATTGCAGATAAAGAATTGTTCTTTTCCAAAGAAGACATTAACGAAGAACAATCGATTGATGATGTGAAAGTCACGCTAGAAGGCGTTCAATATGCAACGGTTACGCCGACAGCTGCGCATGCGGATCGATTTAGTAATTTCGGTGACGGACCACTAGTCGGATTAACGATAAAACTTTCTATAGAAAATGGAAGTGATGCGTTAGTTTCCAAGACGATAAAGACTAGTCTGCATTTAGATCAAAATCGCGGCACGATGCTTTCAAATGGCATGCTTGAACCAACTGCAAGCGGAGAGATTGAACCCGGCGAAACGCATGAGGCACTAATTGTCTACCTGTTTAGAGAAGATGAATTCAACTTATTGAAAGAGTTGGAGTTTCAAGTGGGGCCTTTAGTAGATGAGAACGTAAAGAATTTATTTAAGGAAAAATCGGTGACTTTCGACTTGCCGGTGGAATAA
- a CDS encoding LytTR family DNA-binding domain-containing protein — protein sequence MKSFTINSLLDVMGELFSDEISIAISDTKEYIYYRPSKRIDLKISAGDPVKEGTIAYKALAQKQKVSEFINRDVFGVPYHGMAVPFHHEGEVEGCVMAIYPAYTDGKSVVTVKTPDGWNPVSFKDVKYVEVKDRKTIVVADGFSGTHKNTLQEFEYLLPRDSFVRCHRSFIVNVHHIKEIFPDTHSTFVLAMDDETKIPVSQSYSSYFRKLLGF from the coding sequence ATGAAGAGTTTTACAATTAATTCATTATTAGATGTGATGGGCGAATTATTTTCTGATGAAATATCAATCGCCATTTCAGATACGAAAGAATATATCTATTATCGTCCGAGTAAACGGATTGATTTAAAAATTAGTGCGGGAGATCCAGTGAAGGAAGGGACGATTGCTTATAAAGCACTTGCTCAAAAACAAAAAGTTTCTGAGTTTATTAACCGAGATGTTTTCGGCGTTCCTTATCACGGCATGGCGGTTCCTTTTCACCATGAAGGTGAAGTGGAAGGATGCGTGATGGCGATTTATCCTGCTTATACGGATGGGAAGTCGGTCGTGACGGTAAAAACGCCTGATGGCTGGAATCCGGTTTCATTTAAGGATGTGAAGTATGTTGAAGTGAAAGATCGTAAAACCATTGTCGTGGCAGATGGTTTTTCAGGCACGCATAAAAATACCTTGCAAGAGTTTGAGTACTTATTGCCAAGAGATTCATTTGTTCGATGCCATCGATCGTTTATTGTAAATGTCCATCATATAAAAGAAATCTTCCCCGATACGCACTCGACTTTTGTTTTGGCGATGGATGACGAAACAAAAATCCCGGTTAGTCAATCGTATTCGAGTTATTTTCGAAAGCTATTAGGCTTTTGA
- a CDS encoding CBS domain-containing protein, whose amino-acid sequence MFVRDLYLEKHEVVTVNTAQSVGEVYEIIEKSGYRCIPVIDNDSLYKGMIYKVHLMEDIYENNGDKNATINHLLKHDDLFIAQHTPFLNALVAIKSLPFISVVEDGKLIGILTHNKVESVLEDAFGMKTGGINITISSVEARGMIGKLTKVLRGENIEGMFTLDNGSVIARRVVITLENGKTDEEITEIKEKLEKSGFRILHIDRIVSK is encoded by the coding sequence ATGTTTGTCAGGGATTTATATTTAGAAAAACACGAGGTTGTAACGGTAAACACCGCGCAAAGTGTTGGAGAAGTGTATGAAATCATTGAAAAAAGCGGGTACAGATGCATTCCTGTCATCGACAATGACAGTTTATACAAAGGGATGATTTACAAAGTTCATCTGATGGAAGATATTTATGAAAACAACGGCGATAAAAATGCGACTATCAATCACCTACTCAAACACGATGATTTATTCATCGCTCAACATACGCCTTTTTTAAATGCATTGGTGGCAATCAAATCATTGCCTTTTATCAGCGTCGTAGAAGACGGGAAATTAATCGGCATTCTAACTCATAACAAAGTCGAAAGCGTATTGGAAGATGCATTCGGCATGAAAACCGGTGGGATCAATATCACGATTTCTTCCGTCGAAGCAAGGGGGATGATTGGAAAGCTGACAAAAGTGTTACGTGGTGAAAATATCGAAGGCATGTTCACGTTGGACAATGGCTCCGTCATTGCCAGGCGCGTTGTCATCACACTTGAAAATGGAAAAACCGATGAAGAGATTACGGAAATCAAAGAAAAACTCGAGAAATCAGGTTTTAGAATTTTACACATTGACCGCATCGTATCCAAGTAA
- a CDS encoding NupC/NupG family nucleoside CNT transporter, translating to MNLLWGLFGIVVVLGIAFLMSNAKRSINFRTILVGLVIQVSFAFIVLEWETGRKGLAWLSAIVQGVIDYAGEGIGFLFGPAADTENFGFVFAFQVLSIIVFFSSLISVLYYLGIMQWVIKLIGGGLSKLLGTSRAESVSAAANIFVGQTEAPLVVRPFLANMTKSELFAVMTGGLASIAGSVLAGYALLGVPLEYLLAASFMAAPAGLIMAKMMIPEREESAVTEFKMEKDSDSVNVIDAAARGAGDGLKLALNVGAMLLAFIALIAMINGLLGWIGGLFGYGSITLEGMLGILFSPLAFAIGVPWSEAVTAGGFIGQKLVLNEFVAYANFAPQIPELMPKTVIVISFALCGFANLSSLAILLGGLGQLAPTRRPDIARLGIRSVAAGMLASLLSAAIAGMFI from the coding sequence GTGAATTTACTATGGGGACTTTTCGGCATAGTCGTTGTGCTCGGAATTGCATTTCTTATGTCAAATGCGAAAAGGTCTATAAATTTTAGAACCATTTTAGTCGGTTTAGTGATACAAGTATCGTTTGCATTTATTGTGTTGGAGTGGGAAACAGGTAGAAAAGGACTGGCGTGGTTATCAGCAATAGTTCAAGGTGTGATTGACTATGCGGGTGAAGGGATTGGTTTTCTTTTCGGGCCCGCTGCGGATACGGAGAACTTTGGATTTGTATTCGCGTTCCAAGTGTTATCGATTATCGTTTTCTTTTCGTCTTTGATTTCCGTTCTATACTATCTTGGCATTATGCAATGGGTCATTAAGTTGATCGGCGGCGGATTGTCAAAGTTGCTTGGAACAAGTCGTGCGGAATCAGTATCTGCGGCAGCGAACATTTTCGTTGGACAAACAGAGGCGCCGCTTGTAGTTCGTCCATTTTTAGCGAACATGACAAAATCGGAACTTTTTGCTGTTATGACAGGTGGGCTAGCCTCTATTGCAGGTTCTGTTCTGGCGGGTTACGCCTTGTTAGGTGTACCGCTTGAATATCTGCTTGCTGCAAGTTTTATGGCGGCACCCGCTGGATTGATCATGGCGAAAATGATGATACCGGAAAGGGAAGAATCAGCCGTTACAGAATTTAAGATGGAAAAGGATAGCGATTCTGTAAACGTGATTGATGCGGCGGCGCGCGGTGCGGGTGACGGGTTAAAACTTGCGTTAAATGTCGGCGCGATGTTGTTGGCTTTTATTGCGTTAATTGCCATGATTAATGGGCTATTAGGCTGGATAGGCGGATTGTTCGGCTATGGCTCTATCACGCTCGAAGGGATGTTAGGGATTTTGTTTTCACCGCTTGCATTTGCGATTGGCGTCCCTTGGTCAGAAGCGGTTACGGCGGGAGGTTTCATCGGTCAAAAGCTCGTGTTAAATGAATTTGTAGCTTACGCTAATTTTGCGCCTCAAATTCCCGAGTTAATGCCTAAAACCGTAATCGTCATCAGCTTTGCGCTATGTGGATTTGCGAATTTAAGTTCACTGGCAATTCTTCTAGGCGGTTTAGGTCAACTGGCGCCGACTCGACGTCCTGATATTGCACGGTTGGGAATTCGGTCGGTTGCTGCGGGTATGCTGGCATCATTATTAAGTGCGGCGATTGCGGGCATGTTTATTTAA
- a CDS encoding alkaline phosphatase family protein — protein MQRLTDHLIVISFDCLSSQDIQQLKVLPNFKELFEHASICENVETIYPSVTYPCHASIVTGNYPNQHGVRANTLLQPGKESPDWYWGRRYIQGTTLYDEAKKAGMSTAALLWPVTAKAKIDYHMPEIFANRPWHHQILTSLWNGSMGYQFDMNKRFGHIRIGIQQPELDDFVTASAVHTITTKKPNLMLIHLVDLDSQRHRHGFSSKEASDAIHRHDARLGEIVRALKDSGLYENSTIVALGDHSSLDHSKVVKLNVLFKESGLIEVTKRGKVKSWKAYCKSNDGSAYIYLKDENDAGTKERVRALLHSLVMNEENGVEFVIEGEEAGRRGADEHAAFMVEARRGFYFTEHLDGNSIDVITEEDVASGKYTFASHGYSPTKDNYETIFIATGKGIKLNVEIPAMRLIDEGPTFARLLGLDLGRTDGKAIEEILEI, from the coding sequence TTGCAACGATTAACCGATCATTTAATTGTGATTTCTTTTGATTGTTTGTCTTCGCAGGACATTCAACAATTGAAGGTGTTACCAAATTTCAAGGAGCTCTTTGAACATGCTTCCATTTGTGAAAATGTCGAAACCATTTATCCTTCTGTGACGTATCCATGTCATGCTAGTATTGTAACTGGAAATTACCCCAATCAACACGGGGTCAGGGCAAATACATTGCTCCAACCGGGAAAAGAATCGCCTGATTGGTATTGGGGGCGGCGCTACATTCAAGGGACTACATTATATGATGAAGCGAAAAAAGCAGGTATGTCGACGGCGGCATTGTTATGGCCAGTCACAGCGAAAGCAAAAATCGATTATCATATGCCGGAAATCTTTGCGAATCGACCGTGGCATCATCAAATACTAACCTCTTTGTGGAATGGCAGCATGGGGTACCAATTTGATATGAATAAACGATTTGGCCATATCCGAATTGGAATTCAGCAACCTGAACTTGATGATTTTGTGACAGCATCGGCTGTTCATACGATTACGACGAAAAAACCGAATCTCATGTTGATTCATCTGGTGGATCTAGACTCGCAGCGCCATCGCCATGGGTTTTCATCTAAGGAAGCGAGTGATGCGATTCATCGTCATGATGCGCGATTAGGCGAGATTGTCAGGGCTTTGAAGGACAGCGGCTTGTATGAGAACTCAACCATTGTGGCGTTAGGCGATCATAGTTCGTTGGACCATTCAAAAGTCGTGAAGTTGAATGTTTTATTTAAAGAAAGCGGTTTGATCGAGGTTACGAAACGCGGGAAAGTGAAGAGTTGGAAGGCGTATTGCAAGAGCAATGACGGTTCGGCTTATATTTATTTGAAAGATGAAAACGATGCGGGGACAAAGGAGCGGGTACGTGCTTTACTGCATTCTTTAGTGATGAACGAAGAGAATGGCGTTGAGTTTGTAATCGAAGGCGAGGAAGCGGGTCGACGCGGCGCTGATGAACATGCAGCTTTCATGGTCGAAGCACGTCGCGGGTTTTATTTTACGGAGCATTTGGATGGTAATTCTATCGACGTGATTACGGAGGAGGATGTGGCTAGCGGGAAGTATACGTTTGCTTCGCATGGGTATTCACCCACTAAGGACAACTATGAAACGATTTTCATTGCGACTGGAAAAGGCATCAAGCTGAATGTTGAGATTCCTGCTATGAGATTAATTGATGAAGGGCCGACTTTTGCGCGTCTTCTCGGTCTTGACCTGGGCAGGACGGACGGGAAAGCGATAGAAGAAATCTTAGAAATATAA